DNA sequence from the Tachysurus fulvidraco isolate hzauxx_2018 chromosome 1, HZAU_PFXX_2.0, whole genome shotgun sequence genome:
taccctgcgttcctcacttgcacacagcacactgcttactggagggccattgaggccaaaccccctacaggtacttgcattcttccataacatgcacagtaacactttattttagggtcatttaactagttgcttattagcatgaatattaatagaatattggctatttattagtacttattaagcacatattaatgccttattctgcattaccttattctacattcttaattgtacccaatacctaaacttagtACCTTACTACCTTattaactcttaataagcagtaaattaggagtgttatggccaaacaaaatgtttatttatatttgtatatgatatagttcaTATAAATTTCACTATATTTTCAagtaatttccataaattcctgttaattcccataaattcctgtaaattcccataaattcccgtaaatttccataaatttccgtaaagtttccaatttgaaatatttccaaaattccccagattaagttcctgtGGAAAGTTTCAGAAACTTTCCGTCCTTTTGCTACCCTAGTTTCAATACTTTCTAGAATTCACCTTTGACCATACAATCACCATTAGCTTTTGTTTCGGAATCTCGATTTTCAGATCTTCCTTTTGGGATAGATAAGAATGACCATTTATAGATATAAACTTAGATTCTATAGGCTACTCCAtataaaaatgtgaagaaatgcGAATGTGTAGATTGTTTGATTTGCAGACATCATAGATTGTTTGATTTGCAGACATCATAGATTGTTTGATACATCATAGATTGTTTGATATTAACATTACCTCTGTAGGCCTCTCTGTGGCAGCAGAAACGGTTTCTTCATCTCCATCATCCTGTGAAGATAAGCATTTCATAGAGTTTTATAATACAACACTTTATAATACAATTTGTCATAATTTATGGTGTATTGAGTAGTCTACTTACAACTGCCTGGGGTTGTCTTTTGGGACCGACAAAAACACAACCCAAAGTAATATAAATGGAAAATCACAAAAagtctatataaaatataacacatacagtaggtaGACCTCTTACATTTTATGAAGGCACTTAAATCTTCTGGAGTGACTGGCTCTGATGAAGTCCCTCCAGGAATTCCCTCAGCAATTGGCCTTCTAGCATTCAGGCTCAGGGCCATCTCCTCTGCATTTGTCAGAGGTAGTGGTGCAGGTACTTCCCCCATTTTGTGAGCCTCTGCCTTCTTTCTGTTGGCTGAGTAGTCAAATGAGAATGAACATTTAGACTTGTGATAAAAATGCTGCAGCGCTGCTAGACTGCTGAAtgctatttagttatttaatatgTCAAATATCTGTAAAGCCAGGTACCCTACATCTATGATGTGCTGAAGGCTTACCTGATTGAATTATGTTTTTCGTATTTCATTTTAAGCTGCTGCCATGTTCTTTTAATGCCTGCAGGATTGCACctataaatgaaaattaaattaataggtTTATTTAAATACTGTTCTTCCActctgatattataacagttgggaatttactctaaaatagttcttaattactaactacaaattacatcttcaacaagtctaattagattaatataataataatcactatCTCTAGAAAGTATTGGTCTACCTATTAATTTAGTCTAGttacttattaattactttctgAATCCCAAATCAACCTCAACCACTTGAACCATAAGGAGAGACATGAAACTGCACTTCTAatgctttcaaataaacaatatacaattgaATGAATTATCCTTGAATTGACCAAAGTGTGtaactagagagagagaaggttacattaaaaatataccttttaaaatttaatgttaaatccactattgttttttacagaattgttttatagtctttaattaaataacagtATTTAGATTACTTAGTAATTAATTACACCAAACACtgtataaaagtaattaaaatgtaaacacacatttcCATAAACAGTTCTGCTTGTGAGAAATATGCAGGCCTCTTTTTGTCTGACACTGTTTCCATGGTGACTTGTTATATCCGTGCTCCATTGATAATGGCTTTTTATAGTTGTGGTGCAGGCGCTTAACTCAGAGTCAGTCAATTTAGAGTTGATAAAACGAACtcatttcagctgttctgtatCCGAAAAGTCAGTGTTTCCCATCTCAGGGTTTGTCAACtcagagttcaagtttaaactcaAAGTTGGTTGAACCTCATTATTGAAACAGGCCCCAGAAGCTCTGCTTTCATCTTGcctcaaaaaagaaagaaagaaagaaagccaacAAAGCTAACAGTGAATGTGTCTAACATCTAAACACCCCAGTTCACCAAAACACTCTATACCCATTTACACCTCAGATCTGTTCctttacctaaaaaaaaaattctgaaaaacttcactaaacaaatgtgttttcagcctAAATTTAAAAGAGACTGAAGCTCTGTTCCCTCATGTAGCCTTCAGTATTGTGGCGGatcataaaacaacaacaacaacaaaaataacagaGGTCTGACACAAGGTCATTTAGTACTTTACAGGTcaatagtagtgtgttataatgaattaaaagtGTGTCTGGGAGCTGTTGATAAGATTCTGAAGATAAGattctggactaactgtagcTTTCTTCTGCACCTACTGGGACATCCAGACAGTTCAGTATTACAATTacctttatattaaaaaatatatatttccacattatatttattaatccaGTGTAATAAGAGTAGACAGATGACTTCTTCATGACCTGATGCATGTGGTGGAGAGTCTGCCCCAGGTGAAGGAGATTAAGTATCTCTGGGTGAGACTGACCATTGCTGGGTTCAGCATCTGCAGTGATTTGGACACTGTACCAGACTGTGGTAGTGGTAAAAGGTCATAAGCCATAAGACAAAGATACCAATTGATCAGTCAATCAGAATCTATGTTCCCACCCTGACCTAGGGTCATGAAATTTGGGTAATCAACAAAATTTGGGAAAGAACAAGATTGAAAACACAAGGCACATGGTGTCAAGTGCAATAATAGAAAcagttaaacaataaaataatcaaacacacacacacacacacacacacacacacacacacacacacacacacacacacacacacacacacacacacacacacacacacccttatttTACGTTTGCGTCAATGTGACAATACTATTTGCTGACTTTTAGGCCATGGATGATCTTCATGCTATTTCTTCAGTACTCAGCATCAGTTCTGAGATACATagtgtccagggtgtatcctgccttgatgcccgatgacgcctgagacccgaggtagttcagataaaagaataaaataatgaatgaatgaatgaatgaatgaatgaatgaaagaaagaaagaaagaaagaaagaaagaaagaaagaaagaaagaaagaaagaaagaaagaaagaaagaaagaaagaaagaaagaaagaaagaaattgcacattatgttatgttactaaATCAGTGCCGGAAAAGTACATGAATGAATTCCTCATGACCAGATGCATACGGGACACAATGCTTTTGATGTAAAATGGGGTTTACACTCATGATACTATTATATGAGCAGCTATAAATGAACCTAAAAAAAGAGCACAACTGTTGCATTTCCTGTAATTTTAAGACcataaacaaggcccttaaatgaaatatttgatgAATTGATCAGTACTGAtagtataaaacacacacacacacacacacacacacacacacacacacacacacacacacacacacacccttatttTACGTTTGCGTCAATGTGACAATACTATTTGCTGACTTTTAGGCCATGGATGATCTTCATGCTATTTCTTCAGTACTCAGCATCAGTTCTGAGATACATAGTGATTTGGGACTATAGAAATTTTTATACAACATCGCCACCTGGTGgacaaacacaaactgaattatcggcttttatttatttatactgtgtTAAATGGACACAACATTGAAAGGACACAACATGGAACAAAATCAAGGGCTAGAATTACAGTGTTCAGGTGTGTAGCTAGGTAATTAGCACAGAACAGCTCTGGTCATAGGAAAACTTAGATAAGTACTCAGTGCTGCAGGAAAGCTGTGAGGTTTGTCATTATGTAATTTTTGTCAGTTTATTACTTATAAAATGATCAATAGCGATTTCTTAGTCATTTTCCCAAACACAGTGTTTAGTTGTTAAGCCACTCTAATGAAGGTTGTACAGTGACTCAGATGCAAGTGGAGTGAACTACAGCCAgtatgtcagtcacagtgacctCCACTGGCCTGTTATAAGGTCATAATGGATCTAGAGACAATCCTCCatattattgtttatgttcacTGGTGCAacgaaaaagaaagagaataaaactttaattaaaaaaaaaaacaataaaaaaaaacctgtatcttctccataaaaaaacattcagcaaTATAACAAATCTTTAAATGACAAATGTAGTCACAGTTACTGACTACAGGTATGTTAGTGAATCCCCCAAATCCTCCAGGTTAAAACTGCAGGTCTGTGGAGAGATTCAGCTCTAATTCAAAGACATCCACACAtccaatcacaaaacaaactTTACTAAACATTTATCAAATATTAAGTACATTCACTAAAAACTGACATCATGTTGAGGAGAAAATAATCACTGAACAGTATCTTAACCTGAAAACTAACCCGAATCTTAACCTGAAAACACCACTTGTTTGTGGtggaaataatattatttaacatCAACTCAAGTGAAAGAGCTAGAAAGTGAACAAATAAAGTAGCATTTTCCGAGATGGAAGCTTCACTGGTGTGTCTAATTTAGCTTCAAGATGTATCTAAATCCTTTCATTATTTCTGAGTTTCTAAAAGGAATCAGATTAACAGCACATAAACTCTAAATAAGCCACTAACATCCTTGTGTATTCACAGGATTTCAAGAAATCTAATAAAGGCTTTAATCTGATTTTATTTGCTGATTTCACACAAGTATATTATTAGTGTTCACTTAAACACAATTCTTAAAAAACTCTatgtttaattttacatttatctaaaattaaaataaataaacagataattaTATCAAGatgaaaaaggtttaaaatgttataGAATTTAAAGCAGATATTTATTCAGTAACATCagagatgatcagtggtgctgaatttCTATCATCTTCTTTGTATCGAGGACTGAAGTATGGATAGAGTTTCTCTAAGCAGAAAGACTGAGCAGTGAAAGAGTAGATTTGAGATCTAGGCTTCacatcataaaaggagaccagaccctcctcataatccacaaacacccccacaatctccaccttctctctcagtgtgaaGGGAACAGGGGGAATATCATAAGCACTGCACTGATACTCATTCCTTAGTCCTATAGTCCAGAATCCATTCTGAGGATTTCGTGCAATCCACTCGTTCCTGTTAATGTTCTCTTTCACGACTCCTAATGTCCACTCAGTTTTCCCACTGACCTGcacctcataataaaatctcCCTGTAGAGAAACTCTGCTGTCCCACAACAGAGGGATATTTAAACCTTTGTGGTGAATCAGGGAGATTCTGCCGTGTGTCTCCATGTGTCACTTGTTTTCGATCAGCAGACACGGTAAGTTGAGGATGAGCTGTAtcaggatccagagtcacatccactgagagaaacacagacaattttcacaaaacaaaaataattattaattcacAGAAACAGTGACTGTTAGAGacaaagatttttttagttgcttagtctctctctctctctctctctctctctctctctctctctctctctctctctctctctctctctctctctctctctatatatatatatatatatatatatatatatatatatatatatatatatatatatcgctATCTCATAGTTAGTctaatctgtaataaaatgtaactttttcaaaaggtgtgtgtatttgtgtaggtTGTTGGGGGTAAATGATGATTATTCAACACATTTCTGACAgattttcctcacacacacacacacacacacacacacacacacacacacacacacacacacacacacacacacacacacacacacacacacacacacacacacacacacacacacacacgaaaggTTTGACCACATTGAAGTTAAACTATTTCTTACCTCTACACGTCTTCTTCTTTAAAAGTTCTTATgaacacaataataaaataattaacatataaatcTACTGCAGACCAAAAATATAACCAATAAAATAGAACtatatttaaatgacaaaatacaCATTCCTTAATTAGTTttcagtagattttttttttgcttcaactAAAATATACATGAGAATGTTTCTGCCTTCTGCCCCAAACTGCATCTTCCTGTGAACCTTCACCATGTTAAACTGCGTCTCTGTCAAAAAGGCCCATACAGTGTAACAGCCTCCCAGTTACCTTTatgatttaattcaattaaataatcATTACATAATTTAAAAGCACAGAGTCCATTCTTACCTACATATTGCTTCTCCTGTTGAAGGTCTGAGGCTAAAACAGAATGTTTTGagtattttgtgtaaattttacacaaataaaactataaaataaattcagcagTGCAATGTAGTGATAAGGTAAATTGACAACACAATCAGATTGCAGTTATAAAATGTAACTGTCCTctgttatgttatatatatttatgtatgttatatatatttattaaataattacgTTCACCTAACAAAGATGAATATGATGTCACAGGTCTCTTATaagtaatatataaaacaagtCATGTAATGTACAGTGACTGTGTTTGTATCTCTACTCTTCTAACAGAACTCTCTATGGAGTGAACTCAGAGTCAGCAGAACCTGAACCTGAAACTGATtcaattatataatcattaCATAATATAAAAGCACAGAGTCCATTCTTACCTAGATGGTGATTCTCCTGCTGAAGGTCTGATGCTAAAATAGATAAAAGCGATGAGTATTTTGTCtaaattttacacaaataaaactaaaaaatagaTTCAGCAGTATAATGTAGTGATAAGGTAAATAGACAACTCAATCAGTCTGCAGTTATAAAATGTAACTGTCCTCtgatgttatatatatttattaaataattatgttcACCTCACAAAGATAAATATGATGTCACAGGTCTGTTTTAAGTCATATAGAAAACAAgttatataatgtacagtaactGTGTTTGTATCTCTACTTTTCTTACAGAACTCTCTATGGAGTGAACTCAGAGTCAGCAGAACCTGAACCTGAATGTGCAAAAAgtaaagtgtaaatgtgtgtaatgaaaataataatgttaaatcaTGTTATAAAAGTGTTGGGAATTctgcttaaaaaaaaggtagctttgtttacttgttttattatttatttgaattatataGTATACTATTAGGTTTTGGACCTTAGTGTTTAGGACAAATCTGGACACATGACCTGAGCTGCTTAGACATTGACAATGAATgcactcttttctgttctaatAGAATCTGTGGACTTATGAAAAAGATagaaatattacatttcttGTAGCCAAAAAGCAGAGTTAGTATCAATCCAACAAGAAAAACACATGCTACAGCTGTAATGCTGACAGCCCACTTCCAAACACCAAAGACTCcacctgaaattaaaaaaatgtctctaGGTTATTTTTAAGAAACTGTACAATAGttatttaataactaaaaacacaCTCTTACAGAAAGAAGTGCAGCCAAATCACCAACAGATGtcataaaatgcaaaaaaaaaaaacaactgcagTAATAATTATAGTAGAAGGTTACaatctaaatgttttatttgatgtCACTTACTATTGATGATAATTTCTGTCTCAATCATGTGATGTTGTTGCTGAAGTCTGCagtaaaacctgttagagtcacTATAATCATAAATAGTGATGCGGCTTATCACACTGAAGccctcagtgtctctgtgtatctgtgtatcttcaGCAGTCAGAGTGACTCCTTCTCTGTCCAGCCACAGAACATCAGGTTCAGGTTTCCAGCCTCTGGACTCACACACTAGATTAATCCCTCCTGAGTTATCAAAACTCTCCATCATTATCACTGGGTGGCTTCCCTGAGCTACagtcaataaagaaaaataattgtgtgtaaacatgttaaACTGTTAATTAGAAGATTCAATAATGTAATGAATATTTTGTTAATTTGGAGAATATTTTCTTCACATGTTTTCTGTccaaagtgaaataaataaatgctgatcTTAATACCATTGTCAGATAATAAAATGGAAAGAATAGAGAAATTGACAAAGATAACTGCAGAAGATTTCTATCCTGATCTTTCCTGCATCTTTCCTCTTTTCCCAATACATCTAATCAGCTAATTAACAGCCCTTCCTGTAGGGCAGGGGGTCTCTAGGATCATGGATGGAAACCTTGGATTAGACAGTCAGTGAGTGAACACCTACAGATTTTAAAACTGGTAGATGAATGCACTAAAAATTAATTATGTTAAGTAtaacattcagtatttaaagCTTCATTGCAGAAGTGGATCTTACCCTCAACAATAACATGAAGAGTGATGTCATCATACCAGGATTTTTCCTCAATGAGGCACTTATATTCTCCTTCATCAGCAAGTCGGAGAGCTGAGAGTTTGAGTGAAGCATTGCCTTTCTGTAGCTCCTCTTTAAACAGTGATGTTCTATCTCTGTAGGACTGCACCTGATCTTCATTTCTGTCTTCATGATCCCTATAGAGATGCACTAATGAAGCCACTTCCTCTATTCTCATCCACTCCACTGTCATGTCCACAGCACTGGTGTTAGGTTTGATAAAACAGGGTAGAACCAAATCTTCACCAGCTACAGCAACAAGATGCTCTTCTGGACCAACCACCTGTAATTGTTCTGTATTTTCAGAACAATAACAAATACTTAAtattaatatctatctatctaacagGACAGAGCTTACTGACCCATGTGAGCtaaatttaattgttttaattccATTTAATTTGTTGCAAAAGTGTTTGATGAAAGCAAGGTTTattcgcacgcacacacacacgcccgcgcgcacgcacgcaatCACGCTCACGCAcgcacaagcgcacacacacatctatgtTACCTGATTGAGGTTCCATAAAGTAGAGCGTCAAGAGAGtcacacaaataaacatctcTGAATGATTCACTATTCCTTCAGTTTCACAAGCTTAAAAACATCAATCTCAAAAACGCAAACAATTgttaataattgtaaataattgttatttacaattgtgttattttcttaataaataaaagtaaattacGCTAAAAGGCTTTCTTTGTCTGACAGGTGTGTAATTTTTTGTCGCTTTCGTTTTGTTGAGCCACACCTTTGTGTTGGACCTTTTTTCCTGCATTTTGAGGaaactcatttacatttacatttacatttacatttggcagacgcccttatccagagcgacgtacataagtgcttaagtctctatcattggatatattaatgctggttcactaggttacatagtTAAGATACAATGagtctaaaacattgttcaaagttacaatgaaaaagtttcaaatttttttatatatttttatttttttaaaataaatgcaaaaaatagggaaagaagtgctactgtttcctgaataagtattAAATCgccatttgaaaatagccagtgactcagctgtggGGACCTCTtggggaagtttattccaccaccttggtgccagaataGAAAAGAGTCCTGTAgtgtacttgcctcttaccctgagagattgtggaaccagtcgagcagtgctgggagacagagtgaaggttgcagCGGGTAAGatcaagggggtgagaggtagttttaggtagtaaagtgacgtgacatatggctaagtaaggtgacccatactcagaatttgttctctgcatttaacccatccaaagtgcacacacacagcagtgaacacacaccgtgaacacacacctggtgcAGTGGGCAGCcctttatgctgcggcgcccggggagcagttggggggttaggtgccttgctcaagggcacctcagtcgtcgccggcccgagactcaaacccacaaccttcgggttacaagtcagactctctaacaattaggccacgacttccccggaaaggatagggagagtgatggtgaaggataccaggtgatgatcggagacgtgtagtggggtaaCAGTCATGTCtagctggagaaggacaggtgaaaaccaggtccaggacattggctcgtttgtgtgtggggatgtagctgttgagtgccAGGGCGAATGAGTTGTGaagagtcaggagggaagaagacTGAAGCACTGTCAGAgaggagctatcggaagggaaagcaccaagcagtgtgtccatttcttctAGGAAGCCTCATGGGGGACCaagagggcggtagacaacaatgataacaaggttgactGGAGAAATGGCATGGGATTCAAAAGAGGaaatggttaaatgagacaagatgAGATGTGTAAAGCACCAtctgacaacaataaacctgtaccaccacccctacCTGTTTCTCGTgttgagtgagagaaagcataggcagaggataaagcagctggtgtagcagtgttctgtggggatatccaggtttctgttagtgCAAGAAAATCAatggagtaatgggaagttaaagcagagataaaatcagctttctttacagcagactgacaattccagagcccacctaccaccactgtttgagacttacacaacagaagAGGGTAGCTGAGGTTACTGgaattgtgacctctgctctgtagacGAGAGTGTCTGTGACAGTAGgaattgagtacagagatgggtttgaggcaCATATCTGGAGTCAACCAAGAATGAGATTTAAGGTGTAGTATTTTCGtttgaaattatatatatgacGTGCATCGAGGTGAAGGGAGGAAACAGGTATGTAGACTGTTTACTCTTTATTTAACAACAGCCGTGCTGGCCACAGCCTTCATCAGTCAAACACACAGAAGAAGAACCCACCACCCCAGGAAAATCCCTCCTCCTCTAAGCAGGCACTATTAAACATTTGTATAAGCGCACTGCACGATATAATACATAAGGTATGGTtgaatatatcaaacagtactagacacttagAGAGATACTTACAAACCACTTTCTGAGAAAGCCCTGcccaccttaagggagactgaaactactcctgattaataaGCTGAGAGAACAGCTaagcaaagaccaacactataagatcaaaaatggtatagaatataacaaaattcgaatcacactactctagaacaaagtgagttaagcagatagtacacAACTTTCCCGGAAAACAATATATTCTTTTCTCATATGTAGGCAGGGCTAGCCCATCAAACAAGCAATACAGGCGATTGCCTGGAGAGCAACGAAAAGACGAGGGCccataaatcataaaaataatctagAAATTTCACAATCCTCAAAAACGCGATCAACAAGTAATACGCGCTGCGTGCGCAAGGACCCTATTGATTAACATAAGGATCACAAAAAAGGTAGATTAAAAACCCCACAGGGATTTAACAACAGACTTAACAAACTCTATAAACTCCCAACACAACAATCGAcagtaaaatgacaataaatacgAAACAACAGTATAAATCTC
Encoded proteins:
- the LOC125138453 gene encoding butyrophilin subfamily 2 member A2-like, whose amino-acid sequence is MINIHSATCICVTLLTVYNFMESQSEQLQVVGPKEPLVAVAGEDLVLPCFIKPITSAVDMTVEWFKLYVEDSLVHLFRDHEDKNEAQAQSYRGRTSLFKEELQKGNASLKLSDLRVSDEGEYKCFVEDKSWYDDITVKVIVEAQGSHPVIMMESFDNSGGINLVCESRGWNPEPDVLWLDREGVTLTAEDTQIHRDTEGFSVKSRIAIYDYSNSNRFYCRLQQQHHMMETEIIINSEVFGVWKWAVSISVVTCLFLVGLILTLLFGYKKASERQQEKQHAVLLKKKMFREQLQVVGPEEHLVAVAGEDLVLPCFIKPNTSAVDMTVEWMRIEEVASLVHLYRDHEDRNEDQVQSYRDRTSLFKEELQKGNASLKLSALRLADEGEYKCLIEEKSWYDDITLHVIVEAQGSHPVIMMESFDNSGGINLVCESRGWKPEPDVLWLDREGVTLTAEDTQIHRDTEGFSVISRITIYDYSDSNRFYCRLQQQHHMIETEIIINSGVFGVWKWAVSITAVACVFLVGLILTLLFGYKKSSDLQQENHHLASDLQQEKQYVELLKKKTCRVDVTLDPDTAHPQLTVSADRKQVTHGDTRQNLPDSPQRFKYPSVVGQQSFSTGRFYYEVQVSGKTEWTLGVVKENINRNEWIARNPQNGFWTIGLRNEYQCSAYDIPPVPFTLREKVEIVGVFVDYEEGLVSFYDVKPRSQIYSFTAQSFCLEKLYPYFSPRYKEDDRNSAPLIISDVTE